A stretch of the Pedobacter sp. MC2016-14 genome encodes the following:
- a CDS encoding DEAD/DEAH box helicase, with protein MAKSFEEFNLNRQILNAVADAGFSTATPIQEKAIAPVLSGQDIFGIAETGTGKTAAYVLPILMQLKYAQGDAARALILAPTRELAMQIAEHVKMFSVYTDLRSVVVFGGIGPKTQIEQIKAGVDIIIATPGRFLDIYLAGHINTQYLKFLVLDEADKMMDMGFIGSIHRILEIVPRKRQNLLFSATMSDLVKKIAGDFLKNPTIIEVGEQATPASTVTQVFYEVPNFKTKVNLLQHLLKDDEAYKRLIIFCKTKTVADNIYRFIVRRFGEEAVRVIHANKGQNTRINSINAFKEGNVRVLVATDVASRGIDVSEVSHVINFDVPIIIEDYVHRIGRTGRAYAKGDALTFYTEAEKYYIRKIEKLIRQTVPVLSLPAEVFVEETPYEEKQAIARAIDDQKRKDDPNFQGAFHEKKHAAAIAAAAAAKAKKKANNPTPWKKDKKFKK; from the coding sequence ATGGCTAAAAGCTTTGAAGAATTTAATTTAAACAGGCAGATCCTAAATGCCGTTGCGGATGCCGGCTTTAGTACAGCTACGCCTATACAGGAAAAGGCAATTGCCCCTGTGTTATCCGGGCAGGATATTTTTGGTATAGCAGAAACGGGTACAGGTAAAACGGCTGCCTACGTGTTACCTATATTAATGCAGCTAAAATATGCGCAGGGAGATGCTGCTCGGGCGCTAATTCTGGCCCCTACACGTGAACTGGCCATGCAAATTGCCGAACATGTAAAAATGTTTTCGGTTTATACCGATTTGCGTTCAGTAGTGGTGTTTGGAGGAATTGGTCCTAAAACTCAGATTGAACAAATTAAGGCCGGTGTTGATATTATTATTGCCACACCAGGGAGGTTCCTGGATATTTATTTAGCAGGGCATATCAATACGCAATACCTGAAGTTTTTGGTGCTGGACGAAGCAGATAAAATGATGGATATGGGGTTTATTGGCTCTATTCACCGTATCCTGGAGATTGTGCCTCGTAAAAGGCAGAATTTGTTGTTCTCCGCAACAATGAGTGACCTGGTTAAAAAGATAGCAGGCGATTTCCTTAAAAACCCAACCATTATAGAGGTAGGAGAGCAGGCTACGCCAGCTTCGACAGTTACTCAGGTTTTTTACGAAGTGCCTAATTTTAAAACTAAGGTAAACCTGCTGCAGCATTTGCTAAAAGACGATGAGGCTTACAAAAGGCTCATTATTTTCTGTAAAACCAAAACCGTTGCCGATAATATTTACAGGTTCATTGTTCGTCGTTTTGGAGAAGAGGCGGTAAGGGTAATTCATGCCAATAAGGGCCAGAATACCAGAATCAATTCCATCAATGCTTTTAAAGAAGGCAATGTGCGTGTATTGGTGGCTACAGATGTAGCCTCAAGAGGAATTGATGTGAGTGAGGTAAGTCATGTAATCAATTTTGATGTACCTATTATTATTGAAGACTATGTACACCGGATTGGAAGGACGGGACGTGCCTATGCTAAAGGTGATGCCCTGACTTTTTACACGGAAGCTGAAAAATATTACATCAGGAAAATAGAGAAACTGATCCGTCAAACAGTTCCTGTTTTATCCTTGCCTGCGGAAGTTTTTGTAGAAGAAACACCGTATGAGGAAAAGCAGGCTATTGCACGTGCTATTGATGATCAAAAGCGTAAGGATGATCCTAATTTTCAAGGTGCATTTCATGAAAAGAAACATGCCGCCGCCATTGCAGCGGCAGCAGCAGCTAAAGCCAAGAAAAAGGCTAACAACCCAACACCGTGGAAAAAGGATAAGAAGTTTAAAAAATAA
- the gldC gene encoding gliding motility protein GldC, which translates to MKTAEIKITVELDDNNVPENLLWESTDAETQDKVPVKSMMLALWDHNYKNSMRIDLWTKDMPVDEMKRFFYETLQTMGDSFLKATGETLIIEDLRDYCAHFADKMGIDPRK; encoded by the coding sequence ATGAAAACAGCAGAAATAAAAATTACAGTTGAACTTGATGATAACAATGTGCCTGAAAATTTGCTTTGGGAGTCTACCGATGCAGAAACACAGGATAAGGTTCCGGTAAAATCTATGATGCTGGCATTGTGGGACCATAACTACAAAAATTCTATGCGCATAGATTTGTGGACCAAAGATATGCCGGTTGATGAAATGAAGCGTTTTTTTTATGAAACCTTGCAAACTATGGGCGATAGTTTTTTAAAGGCTACAGGTGAAACCTTAATTATTGAGGATTTGCGTGATTATTGCGCACATTTTGCAGATAAAATGGGAATAGACCCCCGTAAATAA